One region of Flavobacterium pisciphilum genomic DNA includes:
- a CDS encoding PepSY-associated TM helix domain-containing protein — protein MSTSIQKKKKSKKSLFKRTAAWLHLWLGLASGIIVVIVSLTGCMYVFENEIKDFIEDWRFVTPQEKNYLLPSQLISIADKEMKGKKATSVTFGDKDEAAIVGYFIPKKEKKEGEQTVKKEEVQKEEKGVKAGNLASNNKPKDKEPKRKKRRSGTTVNVYMNPYTGQVLNVKSFSRDDPDFFRFMLNGHRALWLPYDIGRPIVGVAILIFVVILLTGMVLWWPTKWIKSIRDKSFKIKWSASFKRVNYDMHNVLGFYNMIFLLFISLTGLVWSFGWFSKSLYWVTSGGKPLVESRESPKSDTTNVKAFHVSTVDKVLLKLAKENPQAAGILVSIPEKPADPIGAFVYKTSNTFYNMDRYSFDQQSLKDITIKTPFSGKYEEASVPDKIRRMNYDIHVGAVLGLTGKILAFFASLISASLPITGFLIWWGKQKFSKKSTATTPKVVTKRVIAPKKLEEEMSY, from the coding sequence ATGTCTACTTCTATCCAAAAAAAGAAAAAAAGTAAAAAATCGCTTTTCAAGCGCACTGCAGCATGGCTGCATTTGTGGTTAGGACTAGCTTCAGGTATCATTGTGGTAATTGTGAGTCTTACCGGCTGCATGTATGTTTTTGAGAATGAAATTAAAGATTTTATAGAGGACTGGCGTTTTGTTACTCCTCAGGAAAAAAACTATTTGCTACCCTCTCAATTGATAAGTATTGCCGACAAAGAAATGAAAGGCAAAAAAGCCACAAGTGTTACTTTTGGTGATAAAGATGAGGCAGCAATTGTAGGGTATTTTATTCCTAAAAAAGAAAAAAAAGAAGGAGAACAAACAGTTAAGAAAGAAGAAGTTCAAAAAGAGGAAAAAGGAGTAAAAGCAGGTAATCTAGCTTCAAATAACAAGCCTAAAGACAAAGAACCCAAACGTAAAAAAAGACGAAGTGGTACTACTGTCAATGTATATATGAATCCTTATACTGGACAAGTCCTTAATGTTAAATCATTTTCTAGAGATGATCCTGATTTTTTTAGATTTATGCTTAATGGACATAGAGCTTTATGGTTGCCTTATGATATTGGTCGTCCAATCGTAGGAGTTGCAATTTTAATCTTCGTAGTAATATTGCTTACAGGGATGGTTTTATGGTGGCCAACCAAATGGATTAAGTCTATTCGTGATAAGAGTTTTAAAATCAAATGGTCGGCTAGTTTTAAACGTGTAAATTATGATATGCATAATGTACTTGGATTTTATAACATGATTTTTTTACTATTTATTTCTCTTACTGGTTTAGTTTGGAGTTTTGGCTGGTTTAGCAAATCATTATATTGGGTAACCTCAGGAGGAAAACCATTAGTAGAAAGTAGAGAATCACCTAAGTCAGATACAACAAATGTTAAAGCTTTTCATGTTTCTACAGTAGACAAAGTATTGCTTAAATTGGCAAAAGAAAACCCTCAAGCAGCAGGTATTTTGGTATCAATACCTGAAAAACCAGCAGATCCTATTGGTGCTTTTGTTTATAAAACAAGCAATACCTTTTATAATATGGATCGTTATAGTTTCGATCAGCAATCGCTCAAAGATATTACAATCAAGACCCCATTTTCTGGAAAGTATGAAGAGGCTAGTGTGCCAGATAAAATTCGCCGAATGAATTATGATATTCACGTAGGTGCTGTATTAGGGCTCACTGGAAAAATTTTAGCCTTTTTTGCAAGTTTAATTTCTGCAAGTTTGCCTATTACCGGATTCTTAATTTGGTGGGGAAAACAAAAGTTCAGCAAAAAAAGCACAGCAACGACTCCTAAAGTAGTTACAAAAAGAGTAATTGCGCCTAAAAAGTTAGAAGAAGAAATGTCATACTAG
- a CDS encoding DUF4374 domain-containing protein has product MKKNGTLAIFAALIAFTSFSCSSDSDSPNGGTPSTGTDKTKYIVTVTTGASGVADYLLTTDDVTKGSITTQGNGLEQDGSYRYYITTQNKFFSMLYGQGNPGAVTTYALTGEGKLAKTSNFQTETVQVFAAINKDILLVKVPRSGAASLANMYKVDATTSLIVGQTQQDTKLLAKNGERAFYTWATQVGDKVYMPYMSIKGDGVDSFGTKYPDSTWVAVYNYPELKLEKVIKDNRTSYLGDYFSNGLIQDENGDAYGFSGATATNNSVVTSTNPSAVVKIKKGTTEFDKSYFFNVQQKSGGYKISSNSYIGKGKVLLQMYGVAGTNDGAPKLAVADVYNQTFTWVTNAPKVINSTTTKYNIATEDNNSIILGINTPEGNWVYTINGTTGLATKGMKVEGGEITAIAKLKY; this is encoded by the coding sequence ATGAAGAAAAATGGCACATTAGCGATATTCGCAGCTTTAATAGCTTTTACATCATTCTCTTGTAGCAGTGATTCTGACTCACCAAATGGGGGAACACCAAGTACAGGAACCGATAAAACAAAATATATTGTTACCGTTACTACAGGAGCATCTGGAGTAGCAGATTATTTATTAACTACAGATGATGTGACTAAAGGATCTATTACAACTCAAGGTAATGGATTAGAGCAAGACGGTTCATACCGCTATTATATTACAACGCAAAACAAATTCTTTAGTATGCTTTACGGACAAGGAAACCCTGGAGCTGTAACTACTTATGCATTAACTGGAGAAGGCAAGTTGGCTAAAACTTCTAATTTTCAAACTGAAACGGTACAGGTTTTTGCAGCAATAAATAAGGATATCTTATTGGTTAAAGTTCCAAGAAGTGGAGCAGCATCTCTTGCTAATATGTATAAAGTGGATGCTACAACATCTCTTATAGTTGGTCAAACACAACAGGATACTAAACTTCTAGCTAAAAACGGTGAAAGAGCATTTTATACTTGGGCAACACAAGTGGGAGATAAGGTATATATGCCATATATGAGTATTAAAGGAGACGGTGTAGATAGTTTTGGAACTAAATATCCTGATAGTACTTGGGTTGCAGTATATAACTATCCAGAATTAAAATTAGAAAAAGTAATTAAAGATAACCGTACTAGTTACTTAGGAGATTATTTTTCTAATGGATTAATTCAGGATGAGAATGGTGATGCTTATGGTTTTTCTGGTGCAACTGCGACAAACAATTCAGTTGTAACTTCAACTAATCCATCTGCTGTTGTAAAAATTAAAAAAGGAACTACAGAATTTGACAAGAGTTATTTCTTCAATGTACAACAAAAATCTGGTGGATATAAAATCTCTTCAAACAGTTATATTGGTAAGGGGAAAGTATTATTACAAATGTATGGTGTTGCTGGTACAAATGATGGAGCGCCTAAATTGGCTGTAGCTGATGTGTACAATCAAACATTTACTTGGGTTACTAATGCACCTAAAGTAATTAATTCAACTACTACAAAATATAATATCGCTACAGAAGATAATAATTCTATTATACTTGGTATCAATACACCTGAAGGTAACTGGGTTTATACAATTAATGGTACTACCGGATTGGCTACTAAAGGTATGAAGGTAGAAGGTGGAGAAATTACAGCTATTGCTAAATTAAAATATTAA